The genomic stretch AAGTATAATTAACAGTAATAAGCACGCTTGAATATTCcgtacatattttatagttaaattatatattttatgtctATGCATGTATTGTATAGAAAAACACCATATTTAAATtgtaatgaaataatttgcCTGTGAATTCATgagtaaatttattttgataaacCTAATTAAATATCattattcaaattatattaatagaaaattatttagaattaaaaaatacttaataaaatttgccactcataattattttagaaaGATGTATAAAAgagataaaataatttttaagtttGCATTAAACACttagttaaatattttatggtAAATATactgataaaaaataagaaaatgtttatataataaaaatataattttttagcaTTTATTCAGTGTTTCACACATAACACAATAGTTAtgttaaaaacaatattattatataattcgacatattaattaaaatattgcaTTCATATTTGTCATTATTATAGATATAAGATTATACtataaacaatttatttaaaaaaaataagaaaaatataaagaatagttcacgtatttttttctgcgcatataatttatataattatatatataaattcgtATTTAAGTTTAATATTAGAATTGCAGTGTAATTACATTTTCATAGAGTAATAACTAATTCAGTATAATTTAGTGTTATTTAAACTTcgtaagaaaaatattcgataataatgaatagaacaaattataattattatattttatatattttatgcacTCTTGTTATGTTATTGTTTAtacgagaaaaaaaaaatagaaaaaaaaatttttcgaagaatttaattaaatattatttaattaatgtaCTACTATagatttaatttatatgtttttattatttgcgAATGTAACATAATTAGATTActttacataatattatattaaaaatttaacaatatatttttacagttataatacatgtattctgtaaaaatcattatatgtatgtttaaatgccaatttaattaaagactaaaaatagtaaaaattgtATACTTGCTACTtggatatatattaaattattgtagaattttttttcgctgatatgataatattaaaaaaatagaaaatggaacaaaaaaagaagatgctctttttaattaatatttctacaTTTGTGTTTTTACCTTGGGTATGCCTTCTCTATAGCGACATGGTaggttattattattttagtaaattcgtattacttatttttttatgttttatttttattaatactttcTTTTAGTATGagattattctttttttttaaataataaatatttactttatatattagcTTACATGTAATCATCTGCTTGTTGGAGACTATAagctttataaaaaattacatacgAGAACTTATCGGTTACTAACAAAATGTAAACACAAAAGATATTCAAATATTGCACAATTAAAACAAGAGATACCAAATAATACAGTtggcgaaaaaaaaaatatatttattaatgaaaaggTTAAcaacggaaaaaaaaaacattcaaATGAAAGATCATTAAACAATGTAGGCATTTATGAACAAactagaaaatataaaacttcCGTACACACGagaacaaaattaaattttgaaaaaagagtattaggcaaattatattacaaaaatacaGTTAGATTTACTATGAATGCTGattttaagtttttaaaatatactataacAAGAAAATTAGGTATGATGTGTGCTGTATATATCTTCTATATAATACTTGGTATAGTAATATATGCTTTAATACATTCAAATGATATGCTGTGTTCTAAAAGctttatatttaacttgCTTTGGTGTAATGTAGCAACAATAGCATATGCAATGTCCCTGCTTATAGTTATACCATCCTTATATTATATCTACagaaaaattgcaaaatatataaagttaatatataaaaaaagtgaaatgcATAATACGGATTATCCTTATCCCAGAAAAGTAGtctttaagaaaaattaatatatataattctctATTTGATATACCTAAAAaacaaacatatttataactgATTAACTTTTATGATTCCAACCTTATGCCCCTGGAATTTTTAATGCACAACgctaaaaatatacatttttatttttttttgtaatttgaatattttaatatttttcattctgAATTATAATTTAGTTCCTCAGCATAAATCATTATAAgcgtttacatatatatttctgtatttaagaatatttttttgaaaaatacatatatgcgtcttaaaattaatatataagagatcagaatatataatttttcttatgtgtcgatttatatttttcaccgaaaaaaatagtacatttatgcttttttctttatcaaaCCTTAAATACTtctcattttatatatatatatatatatatgtatttttttgttcgttattacaaaaaataaaattaaattaagaaGCGAATACTACATTGGTCCAAATAAGCTATATTTCAGAAATAGGAATCTAAAAAGAAagctttaattttaatagtattaaatttaaaatatacaaaaaagaaattattgaTGTGGGTAATCAAAAactaaatttaatataatttttatatgttctaTAAAAAGATGTATGttccatttaatttttatattacgaatacgagaaaaaatttaatatattattctgatgcattaaaaattttgtctGCAACGGAATTGCACTATTACACTATAGCCATAACAATTAGCATTGGTATTATTGATATGACTgttattaaagaaatatcAATGAGTttctagaaaaaaaaaaggaagataagaaaaaagacATGAACagtgaaaatttttaactattctttttttaatattaataaaatttttttttttcttgttatatattttttgtgcaTAAATGAAggtatgttttttattactgaaattattttttttttaaatatcgttttagtaaaattttgaaatgcTTTCTTCTCTAGTAGCTAATTTTTATagattatgataaaaatatgttaagtTTCTGTTACGTAAGTAAATCCATAAGGAAATGAtactatttaattatttatttttttttttttctttatattaacttactataaaaaatgtgtgcatatttatacaaatagATTAGTAAGAAATGtcgataaaataaaaacaatgagtaaaacattttaagcataaaaaaataatttttaattatataacaatatgaAACATATACAGAACACTTTCTTCCACTTTAGATATATGAATACAACAAAGAACTGcttgaaaaacaaaattaagttCCTGGTCATTATAACAATTTTGGTACATATCCTTTTTATATGGACAAGTCAATGTTACaatagtataataatataactacattgttcatatttcctgttttatttataaaaaaagtattttattataattagataaaaaaacactctgaaacaataaataatatttaggcttcttttttaaatcgCATTTGAAATTTAGTTAAACCTACTTATAACGAATACATTtctttctaaaaaaaaatgtttttcttgtaattattaactatctgttttattcttaataGAAATTACGTTCATAAAGAATCGATTTTTGTATAAACACAAATATCATTTAGATCTGGCAGATAtacctttatatatttatgctcaactgataaaatatatatttctatattttcttGAAGTTAGAACGTTTGTATAATTGCTTTCTACTTAAAATGCAATGTTTTTCTAGAGCTCATTATTGTGAggtagcatatatatacatgtatttattttatgtgttacataaaaaacgaaatagatatggataaatatttatagcaATAATTTCTTCTTTGTTTGAAGAAAttgcatacatatgtttaatgtaaatttatattaaattatatgtgtgtatatttaatataatgcacaatattacaataaatatttcattcgACTGaggtaatttatatttttaacaatcatacttttttttttcctttttataaagATTTAAGTGGTACTCTGGAGaattgtttaaaaataattatcatatatttattttaatttaagtGTATGATGTTGttcttcatttaatataacaaaattcatgtgttgtttttttgtttcacatttatttttttcttaaatataaacagaCTACGTAATGTTTGTAAAAACGaaactattatataaatatatatatataaaatattatttcatatatggGTAATGATTAcagatttttatttttattatatattttaaatactaAAGTATGAATATgcactaatatatttttatgttttatggATGCATTATAATTAAGGTATTAccaattttataatttacaaaGTTTTTTAGTTAAATTAAGGATTTAAAATCCATGTGTCTTtggttttttaatttatagtatataaatctctattataaatattacctAGATatctataattataaaataatatactttgTTATTTTTGAAAGTATTAAGAGAGTACattatttaacaaatatttgTCTAATATTAGCAAGTGTCATATAGGAAATAATTATGCTGTCGTGTCTCAAATAATAACTACCcagtaaaaatgaataatatattttcaacgAAATTCAATAATCACTAAATAcattgtaattttataaacatatacattttcttttataataccattatatacataataatttattttttatggtacACTCTACTTGTATCTAATTCTTGCGTTTACTTCAATAattatagaataataaatatttggaaaaatataagtaactTATGTCAATTACCACGAATTTTCCCCTATTTgtaatcctttttttaataatacaaacCTTTGTGGAAGTAAATCCGCAATATACATGTaagtttataaaatttttttgatacaTTTATTAAGATTATTAgatactatatattttaataaaaatattgatttatattttttatataagaatgAAGTATGGGGTTTTTtctgaaatttatttttgagtTTTTGATATGAATTAAAACTAATTTGTTTAAAACTCCTCTTCCGCAAATTTAAATCGaacttaaattaatatacttaTCTGATTTATTAGTaacacaatatatatttttgaaaatatattccGAAGGCCATGAAAAAactaaattatttcatattttttaaatatgtagtTGGAtctagtaatatatatagcattatttggatatatacatataaaaaatttaacgaacgtgttaataaaaattttcgaaaacctttaaaattttttttattattttcttattgcAGTTACATAGctgttaatttaaatatattttataaaaattacctAAGTAATTATGGCAATCCAAATTGATATCCAAGaagaatatgtatatttactgataatataattaaatagatatattaCTGGTCTAAGGTTATTCtgctattaatatattttattcatgaATAAccgtttcttttttttttttttttattactttactactgaatttatatacataattataaaaaagaaaaaaataaagttcctaaatttaaaaaattttcatttgaaaaatatagtataaataatgcatatttataaataataactttgaaaaattatattaaaaaaataaaaaatcagtctttatttacctttaaaacatatatatccTTATCGAATGGGTAGAAGCATACAAAtttgatattaaaaatatattatagtacataaatgatttttatattataaagtataaatcatatattactattaataaaataaaaaaggttatatgcaatattgtttttttattttaatattactactttgttgttataataattattaattattaaacgTATTATCCAGTTTTTCCGTAATATaagatttataaaattataataaataataggtaaactttaataaaattagtaattATTCTACTACTATATAGAAagctattttatttatattctttgcgttatgtataatatatgaagaaaatatttagaaatattaaaagattatctatattttttttattttattttaaaaagagttaacaaaaaaattatttaattaaattagcattttaaataaattatttatattttttgaatttttatgaattaattcaaattatataattctaattacagttatttttctttttccgttgtctaaaaaattatatccctacacattttttattaacttacaaaaaaaaatttaaattataaatagaaaaattaagtgAATGAATTATCTTTTATCTATAGAagaatgttatattattgttaatattttccttatcGAATATgttgaaatattaaaaatctataaaatgaaaaaaatagttaagttattcttattaaaattacTACACTTATCCTTTTAACTTGGATATTCCTCTTTAACAgtaattttgtattataatatttattatgcatattttcattgttaacatttttagtgttttatttttattgatacctttttttagaaatataatattaattcgttaaataaaaaatatttattttttttttttagagtatgttttataaatttttaggTGAAATATACTATCTtgttgaaaaattaaatacaagAACTTATCGGCTACTACCAAGATGTAAGCAGGGTTAGGATTCATATATTGTAGgctaaaagaaaataaacaaaatactAGTATACATGAAAAAGGGGATATATGTAATGTTGAAAAGGAGAACACcataaaaaacaaacaataaaatggaaattcATCAAAAAATGAGAGACGAGATAAACAATCTATGAAAAACAAATcttgtatatttgaaacaaaaaaatattgaaagaactttattatatagattttcttaaaaaagaGAGGTCAATTAGTAATAAAGTCTATAAGAACATTATTcgtaaaaaataaggaatagTATCTGattttcctttattattCTCATTGTTATCTATATagttcatattatatttgttttgtaATTATGGTCTTATGGATGggttattcaaaatattttatacctACACTTTATAGAGTGATTTGAGATCTTTAAATAAT from Plasmodium malariae genome assembly, contig: PmUG01_00_34, whole genome shotgun sequence encodes the following:
- the PmUG01_00059800 gene encoding Plasmodium exported protein, unknown function, with product MEQKKKMLFLINISTFVFLPWVCLLYSDMLTCNHLLVGDYKLYKKLHTRTYRLLTKCKHKRYSNIAQLKQEIPNNTVGEKKNIFINEKVNNGKKKHSNERSLNNVGIYEQTRKYKTSVHTRTKLNFEKRVLGKLYYKNTVRFTMNADFKFLKYTITRKLGMMCAVYIFYIILGIVIYALIHSNDMLCSKSFIFNLLWCNVATIAYAMSLLIVIPSLYYIYRKIAKYIKLIYKKSEMHNTDYPYPRKVVFKKN